The Pseudomonas sp. SCB32 DNA window CACGACGCGCTGATCACCCCCGGCTTCATCGACACCCACATCCACTACCCACAGACCGGCATGATCGCCTCCTACGGCGAGCAACTGCTGGACTGGCTGAATACCTACACCTTCCCCACCGAGAAGCAGTTCGCCGACCCGGCCCATGCCGCCGACGTTGCCGGCATCTTCCTCAAGGAACTGCTGCGCGCCGGCACCACTACCGCGCTGGTGTTCGGCACCGTACATCCGCAGTCGGTGGACGCGCTGTTCGGCGCCGCCGAGAAGCTCGACCTGCGCCTGATCGCCGGCAAGGTGATGATGGACCGCAACGCGCCGGACTACCTGACCGACACGGCCGAGAGCAGCTACACCGACAGCAAGGCGCTGATCGAGCGCTGGCACGGCAAGGGCCGCCTGCTCTACGCGGTGACCCCGCGCTTCGCTCCCACAAGTACCCCGGAACAACTCGACGCCGCCGGCCGCCTGCTCAAGGAGCATCCGGGCGTGTACATGCACACGCACCTGTCCGAGAACCTCAAGGAAATCGAGTGGGTCAAGGAGCTGTTCCCGGAGCGCAAGGGCTACCTGGACGTCTATGACCACCACGGCCTGCTCGGCCCGCGCTCGGTGTTCGCCCACGGCGTACACCTGTGCGACGGCGAATGCCAGCGCCTGTCGGAAACCGGTTCGGCCGTGGCCTTCTGCCCGACCTCCAACCTGTTCCTCGGTAGCGGCCTGTTCGACCTGGCGAAGCTGGAAAAGCACAAGGTCAAGGTCGGCCTGGGCACCGACGTCGGCGCCGGCACCAGCTTCTCCCAGCTGCAGTCGCTGAACGAGGCCTACAAGGTGATGCAGCTGCAAGGCATCAAGCTCGACCCGTTCAAGTCGCTGTACCTGGCCACCCTCGGCGGCGCCCGCGCGCTGGAGCTGGAGGACAAGGTCGGCAGCTTCGCCCAGGGCAACGAGGCCGACTTCGTTGTCCTCGACTACAAGGCCACCCCGCTGCTGGACTACCGCCTGCTGCAGGCCAAGACCCTGGAGGAGAAACTCTTCGCACTGGTCATCCTCGGCGACGACCGTACCGTGAAGGAAACCTTCGCCCACGGCCGCAGCGTGCATCGCCGCGGTTGACCCCTTACGGCTCCGGCGCCGGGTCCTCGCTCAGGACCAACCCGGCGCCGGGGTCGCTTTTCTTTCCCGTACCGCGCAAGTCTTCCCCTGTAGGAGCGCGCCATGCGCGCGATCGCGGGCATGGCGCGCTCCTACTAGGCAAGCGTGGTGACGCCCCAGGCCTTGTCCGCCCCTCCACGACTGGAAGAGCAATTGCCTGACGGGCCACACTCAGCCACGCTGTGGGCCATCGAATCAGGCTCACGGCAGGCGCAATGACCTACGACTTCTGCATCATCGGCGGCGGCATCGTCGGCCTGGCCACGGCCATGCGGCTGCTGCAACTACGCCCCGGCGCATCCTTGCTCCTGCTGGAGAAGGAAAACAGCCTTGCCCGCCACCAGACCGGCCACAACAGCGGCGTGATCCACGCTGGCATCTACTACACGCCCGGCAGCCTGAAGGCCGACCTGTGCAAGCGCGGCGCCCAGGCCACCAAGGACTTCTGCGACGAGCACGGCATCCCTTACGACGTCTGCGGCAAGCTGCTGGTGGCGTCCAATGCGCTGGAACTGCAGCGCATGGAAACACTGCTGGAGCGTTCCAGGCTCAATGGCCTGGACGTCAAGCGCGTGGAGGCCGGCGAGATGCGCGAACGCGAGCCGAACATCGTCGGCCAGGGCGGGCTGTTCGTCTCCAGTACCGGCATCCTCGACTACCGCCAGGTCTGCCACGCGATGGCCTCGGTGATCGAGCGCGCCGGCGGCGAGGTGCGCCTGGAAGTGAAGGTCGATGCAATCCGCGAGGGCGGCGATGATGTGCTGATCCGTAGCGGCGAACAAACCTGGAAGGCGCGTCAGCTGGTGGTCTGCGCCGGCCTGCAATCCGACCGTCTGGCGCGCCTGGCGGGGATCGAGGTGCAGCACCGGATCATTCCGTTCCGCGGCGAGTACTACCGGCTGCCGGCGAGCAGGAACGACATCGTCCGCCACCTGATCTACCCGATCCCCGATCCTGCGCTGCCCTTCCTCGGTATCCACCTCACGCGGATGATCGACGGCAGCGTCACGGTCGGCCCCAACGCGGTGCTTGGCTTTGCCCGCGAGGGTTATCCGAAGTTCTCCACTAACCTTGCCGATGTGGCGGAATACGCGCGCTTCCCCGGCTTCTGGAAAACCATCGGCGCCAACCTGCGCTCAGGGCTGGCTGAGATGAAGAACTCGCTGTTCAAGGCTGGCTACCTGGAGCAGTGCCGCAAGTATTGCCCATCCCTGCAACTGGATGACCTGCAACCGATGGAAGCCGGCATCCGCGCCCAGGCGGTACTGCGCGACGGCACGCTGGTGCACGATTTCCTGTTCCTGGAAACGCCGCGCATGCTGCACGTGTGCAACGCGCCCTCGCCCGCCGCCACGTCGGCAATCCCCATTGGCGAGATGATTGCCAAGCGGCTACTGAAGCAGGCCTGACGCGGCTCCGCCCCCTGTAGGAGCGCCCCATGGGCGCGATCGCGGGCATGGCCCGCTCCTACAGAGATCGGCGAACCAGGCAGAAACGAAAAAGCCCCGCAATCGCGGGGCTTTTTCAAACTCGCCGATCAGGCCGCCGAATCGGCATCCGCCTTGCTGCGGCGCGGCTTCTTCTTGCCGGCCAGCAGGTGCGAGAACACCGCGTGCAGGTCGCCGGAGGCGCCGTCCACGTCCAGGTTCAGCTTGTCATCGATGTGCGCCATGTGGTGCATCATCAGGGTCACGGCCTTTTCCTTGTCGCCCTTCTCGATGGCGTCGAGGATCTCGTTGTGCTCGTCGAACGAGCAGTGCGAACGACCGCCGCTTTCGTACTGGGCGATGATCAGCGAGGTCTGCGACACCAGGCTGCGCTGGAAGACCACCAGCGGAGCGTTCTTCGCCATCTCGGCAAGCTTCAGGTGAAACTCGCCGGAGAGGCGGATGCCGGCACCACGGTCGCCACGGGCGAAGCTGGACTGCTCTTGCTTCACCATGTCGCGCAGTTCGGCAAGGGTTTCGCCGCTGGCGTTATCCACGGCCAGTTCGGTGATTGCGCGCTCGACGGTGCGGCGGGCGAAGAGGATCTGCCGGGCTTCGTCGATGCTCGGGCTGGCCACCACGGCGCCACGGTTCGGGCGCAGCAGCACGACCTGCTCATGGGCCAGGCGCGACAGGGCGCGGCGGATGATGGTGCGGCTGACGCCGAAGATTTCCCCGAGGGCTTCTTCGCTCAGCTTGGTGCCGGGCGCGAGGCGCTGCTCAAGGATCGCGTCGAAGATGTGCGCGTAGACGATTTCATCCTGAGTGCCGCTGCGGCTCTTGCCATTGCGCGGCTGCTTCCTGATCTGTTGCAACTGGTCGGTCATTGGTGTCGAACCTTGATCAGCCGGAGTGGGGCCGGCGCGAAATCCGAAGGGGCTGGCGAAGAGCTGGCATCGGCCAGGTATTGGGCAACAGTGTACACAAAATGGCCACTATCGTGCAGTCATCCCAAGCGAGTAGTGATTGACGCCAACGGCGCGCCACCCAGCGGATGCGTCCGACCTTGTCCTGAGACCATTCCGAGCCTTTTCTTGTAAAAAACTTTCACTCAGGCACTAAACATTATTTGAAGTTTTTGTACACAACTGCATAATCGCGGCGTGACTTCCTGACTAAAGGGTCAACTAATCACACCCTCACAACTCTTTCCGTTAGCGCAAGGGACGCAGGTGAACCAGCCGACGGCAAAGGGACCAACAACAAGAGCGTTGAGGAGTACCGCTGTGGAAAGCACCAAACAAGAACAACAAGCCTTTGCATCAAGCCCGCCTGCTACCGGCCTGCTGGAACGTCTGTTCAAGCTCAGCCAGCATGGCACCACCGTGAAGACCGAGCTCGCCGCGGGCCTCACGACCTTCATCACCATGGCGTACATCATCTTCGTCAACCCCAACATCATGGCCGACGCCGGTATCGACCACGGTGCCGCGTTCGTCGCGACTTGCCTTGCCGCGGCGCTGGGCTGCTTCCTGATGGGCCTGTACGCCAACTGGCCGGTGGGCCTGGCGCCGGGCATGGGTCTCAACGCCTTCTTCACCTACACCGTGGTCAAGACCATGAACTACAGCTGGGAGATCGCGCTGGGCGCGGTGTTCATCTCCGGCATCGCCTTCATGATCCTGACCTTCTCGCGCATCCGTGAATGGCTGCTCAACAGCATCCCGGTGAGCCTTCGCTTCGCCATGGGCGCCGGCGTCGGCCTGTTCCTCGGGCTGATCGGCCTGAAGACCGCCGGTATCGTGGTCGCCAGCCCCGCCACCCTGGTCCACCTGGGTGACCTGACCAGCCCCGGCCCGCTGCTCGCCGCGATCTGCTTCCTGATGATCGCGGTGCTGGAATACCGCCGCGTGTTCGGCGGCATCCTGATCAGCATCCTCACCGTCACCGTGGCCGGCATCGCCCTGGGTATCGTCCAGTTCGGCGGCGTGTTCTCCATGCCCCCGAGCCTGGCGCCGACCTTCCTGGCGATGGACATTTCCGGCGCATTCAACGTGACCATGATCAGCGTGATCCTGGCCTTCCTCTTCGTGCACATGTTCGACACCGCCGGCACCCTGATGGGCGTCGCCCAGCGCGCGCACCTGGTACGTGAAGACGGCCGCATCGAGAACCTGTCCAAGGCGATGAAGGCCGACAGCACCTCCAGCGCCTTCGGCGCGGTGCTGGGCGTTCCGCCAGTAACCAGCTACGTGGAAAGCGCCGCGGGCGTCGCCGCCGGTGGCCGTACCGGTCTGACCGCCGTGGTGGTAGGCGTGCTGTTCGTCGCCGCGATGTTCTTCGCCCCGCTGGCCGGCATGATCCCCGCCTACGCTACCGCCGGCGCGCTGATCTACGTCGCCATGCTGATGATGGGCGGCATGGCTCACATCGACTGGAACGAGCACACCGAGACCATCCCGGCCATCGTCACCGTGATCATGATGCCGCTGACCTTCTCGGTCGCCGACGGTATCGCCCTGGGCTTCGTGACCTACGTCGCGATGAAGGTCTTCACCGGCCGCCACAAGGACGTGACCGTCAGCCTCTATGCGCTGTGCGCGATCTTCGTGGCCAAGTTCATCTTCCTCTGAACAGGCTGCGCACGTTGCAAAAACCAAGGCCCCGGCAATTGCCGGGGCCTTTCGTTTCTAGCAACGGATTTGGCACGTGGCCACCGACGTCTCAGCCTTCCGCAGTCGGCAGCTCCAGGTGGATGGTGAACTCAGTGCCGGCACCTGTCCGGCTGTTCATCAGCAGTTCACCGCCCATCGCCTCCACCAGGCTGCGCGAGAGCGCCAGCCCCAGTCCGCTGCCCCCCTTGCGCACCTGGTGGCTTTCCAACGTCCGGGTGAAGGGATCGAACAGCCCGGCCTGATCTTCCTCGGGGATACCGACACCGGTATCGACCACATCGATCTGCACGCCGACCATGCCCTGCCCCTGCCCGCGTGCCTGCAAGCGCAAGACAACAGCCCCACGGTCAGTGAACCTCAGTGCATTGCTCAGCAGATTGTCGAGCACCAGGCGCAATGGGTGCGGGTCGCACCAGACACGGGTCTGCAACGCCAGATCGAAGTCTGTCTGTACCTCAAGCCCCTTGGCCTTGGCCGGCTCGCGCAGTTTTTCCAGCTTGCGCTCGAGCAAGCTGCGCAGGTCGATCGCCTCCGGCGTCAGCGGCAACCGCCCGGACTCCGCACGGCTGAGCATCTGCAGGTCATCGAGTACATGCAGCAGGTTGTTCGCCAGCGAGCGCGCAACACCCAGCGGTTCACGGCGACGTTCGGGATCGCTCTGGTTGAGCGCCAGATCGATCATCGCCGCGATATTCTGCAAAGGCCCCTGCAACTCGCTGCCCATGCTGGCGAGGAACTGGCTCTTGCCGCGACTGATGGAATCGATCTGCGCATTGGCATTGCGCAGCGCACGGATCAGATCGTCGCGCTCGGTGACATTGGACGCCCCACAGATCGCCCCGAGCAACTGGCCGTTCGCGTCCCGATAGGGGCGCCCCCAGTGCTGGAACACACGCCGCCCCCTGGTCGACAGAAGCTCGACGTCGAGCTCGTAGGGTTGCCCCTCGTTGATGGCGGTAATCAGGTTCTTGCGCATCAACTCGGCTTCATGGGGATCCTGTAACAAACCCAACTCCCCGACGAAGTGGCCCACGATGTCCTCTCTCCTCAATCCCGTGAGGTCCACCGCGGCCTGATTGCAAAACAGCACGCGCGCATCCAGGCCACGGATGGTCATGGGATAGGGCAAGGAGTCAATCATCTGGCGCAGCTGGCCCAACTCCCGCTGCTGCTCATCGGTGAGCGCGGCCGCCACATCATCCGTTTCGGGAGCAGCACCGCCCTCGACCAACCCATGCCGGCGTCCGATGTCGATCAGTTCCACCAGCGATTTGGCTTGCAGCTTCTGCATCAGGCGCACCTTGTAGGTGCTCACCGTCTTGTCGCTGATCGCCAGCTGGTCGGCGATGGCAATATTGCTCAAACCACGCGCCAGCAGCTGCAGCACGCTCAGTTCACGGACCGAAAGCCCCTTGAGCAGTTCACCGTGCCCGGCCTCCTCCGCCGCACTGACGCTGCCCAGCGCATGACTGGGGAAATAGCTGTGGCCCTGGGCGATGGCGCGCACCGCTTCGCGTACGGCCTGCGGGTCTTCCTGCTTGCTGACGAAACCGGCCGCCCCGGCGGTCAGGCAGCGTCCGGCAAAGTATTGGGAATCCTGCGAGGTCAGCACCAGTACTTTCACCGGTGACTCCTGGGCCACCAGGCGCTGCAGGACTTCCAACCCACCCAGCCGCGGAATCGACAGTTCGAGGATCATCAGGTCCGGCCTGCACTGGCGCACCTGAAGCAAAGCGTCGGGACCGTTGTCCGCCTCGCCAACGACCTCATGCCTGTCCGCTTCCATCATCAGCCGCAATGCATGACGAGTTACCGGTTGCTCATCGACGATCAGAATCCTGCTCATACCTCTCCTCACAACAGATTTTTCCCCACTTCTTCTAGCCCAATTACGCTGGGCGTGCCCATGACTCCCACGCAATTTTGCTTTCCAGCGGGCAAAAAAAAGCCCGCAGTGTGGGCGGGCTGAGGAAGACTCCACGAAGAGTCCGGGAAGGTCTTGCGCAGACTAGCTACCGCGATAAGTGGAGTAGCTGTAGGGGGAAATCAGCAGCGGTACGTGGTAGTGGTCGGCTTCGGAGGCAATGCCGAAACGCAGTACGACCTGGTCGAGGAACGCCGGCTTCGGCAACTCGACGCCACGGGCGCGGTAATAGTCGCCGGCATTGAACAGCAACTGGTAAACGCCGGCGCGGAAGTCCTCGCCCTGCAGCAGCGGCTCGTCGCAACGGCCGTCGTCATTGGTAACGCGGGTGGCGATCAGCTCCAACTGCTGGCCTTCGACGCGGTACAGCTCGATCTTGATGCCATGGCCAGGGCAGCCGTGGGCGGAATCCAGTACGTGAGTGGTCAAGCGTCCCATGGGCTTCTCGATGTCTCCGGCGTCGCCGGCGGACACCTTCCTCCTCTGTCTTGTTGATTCGAATTCGGCGGGCTGTCGCATGGACAGCCGGCAAGTGCGTTTGCGCGGAGCCGAATATACCCAGCAACGCGATCAATTGTATACAAAAAAGTGATTCATCTTTGCAAAAGGCGCTTTCAACCACCCCCTGCACGCGGGTGCCAGACGCCTGCCGACTGGGCTGCAGCCACCGAAAGACGCGGCCACACGGGGTTGAACCGGCGATTCGTGCATCTATAGGAAAGTGAAACGACTGTTGTGCAGATTGTATTTACAGATAGCCAAACATTTTGTATACAATGCACCCATCAACGGCAGCGCCCGGTCCATCGACTCCGCGCAGACCGCCAACCACAAGAAGGAACACTGCAGTGAGCGCCGACTACCCACGCGACCTGATCGGTTACGGCAACAACATTCCCCACCCCCATTGGCCGAACGATGCCCGCATCGCCCTGTCCTTCGTCCTCAACTACGAGGAAGGCGGCGAGCGTTGCATCCTGCACGGAGACAAGGAGTCCGAAGCCTTCCTCTCCGAAATGGTGGCCGCGCAGCCGCTCAAGGGCGAGCGCAACATGTGCATGGAATCGCTGTACGAGTACGGTAGTCGCGCTGGCGTATGGCGCCTGCTCAAGCTGTTCAAGAAGTACGACCTGCCAATGACCATCTTCGCCGTGGCCATGGCCGCCCAGCGCCACCCCGAGGCAATCCGCCAGATGGTCGCCGACGGTCACGAGATCTGCAGCCACGGCTACCGCTGGATCGACTACCAGTACATGGACGAGGCGCAGGAGCGCGAGCACATGCTCGAAGCCGTCCGCATCCTCACCGACCTGACCGGCCAGCGCCCGCAGGGCTGGTACACCGGCCGCCTGGGCCCGAACACTCGCCGCATCGTGCGCGAGGAAGGCAACTTCCTCTACGACTCCGACACCTACGATGACGACCTGCCCTACTGGGACCCGGCGAGCACCGCCGAGAAGCCGCACCTGGTGATCCCCTACACCCTGGACACCAACGACATGCGCTTCACCCAGGTGCAGGGCTTCAACAAGGGCGACGACTTCTTCGAATACCTCAAGGACGCGTTCGACGTGCTCTACGCCGAAGGTGCCGAAGGCGCACCGAAGATGCTCTCCATCGGCATGCACTGCCGCCTGCTCGGCCGTCCGGCCCGCATGGCCGCGCTGGAGCGCTTCATCCAGTACGTGAAGGGCCACGAGAAAGTGTGGATCACCCGCCGCGTCGACATCGCCAAGCACTGGCACGAGAACCACCCGTTCAAAGCGCAGGAGAACCAGGCATGAGCCGCTTCCAGACCCTGACCCCGGCCAGCCTCGACCGCGCCGCCTTCGTCGCCACCTTCGCCGACATCTACGAGCACTCCCCCTGGGTTGCCGAGAAGGCCTATGACCTGGGCGTCGACGACAGCCTGAACGACATCGAACTGCTGCAGCAGCGCATGGCCGACATCCTCCTGTCCGCCAGCCACGACGCGCAACTGGCCCTGATCAACGCGCACCCGGACCTGGCAGGCAAGGCCGCCATCCGTGGCGAGCTGACCGCCTCCAGCACCGCCGAACAGGCCGGCGCCGGCATCCAGGACTGCACCGCCGAAGAGTTCGCCCGCTTCACCGAACTCAACGACGCCTACAAGGCCAAGTTCGGCTTCCCCTTCATCAAGGCGGTGAAGGGCAGCAATCGCCACCAGATCCTGGCTGCGTTCGAAGAGCGCATCCACAACACGCCGGAGCAGGAGTTCCAGACCGCCCTGGCGGAGATCAACAAGATCGCGATGTTCCGCCTGCAGCAACTCTGAGCGAGCGGACCTTCACTCCCCTTCCCTGCGAAGGGGCCCATGCGAACAACGAATAAGTAGGCCAGCCATGCGTACCCTGAAGATCGAGCCGTTGACCAAGGAAGCCTTCGCACCGTTCGGTGATGTCATCGAAACCGAAGGCAGCGACTTTTTCATGATCAACAACGGCTCCACCCGCCGTTATCACAAGCTCGCCACCGTCGAAACGGCGCAGCCCGATGACAAGGCGATCATCAGCATCTTCAGCGCCGAATCCCTGGAGATGCCGTTGCGCATCCGCATGCTGGAGCGCCATCCGCAGGGCAGCCAAGCGTTCATTCCGCTGCTCGGCAACCCATTTCTGATCGTGGTCGCGCCAGTTGGCGACGTACCTGTATCGGGCCTCGCCCGCGCTTTCCTGTCCAACGGCAAGCAGGGCGTCAATTACCACCGCGGCGTCTGGCACCACCCGGTGCTGACGATCGAAAAGCGGGATGACTTCCTGGTGGTCGATCGCAGCGGTTCTGGCAACAACTGCGACGAGCATTTCTTCACCGAGGACGAACAGCTCCTCCTCGACCCCCAAGCAAACTAATAAGAGAGGCCCAGCCACCGCCACGGCAGTGCAAGGGCAAGAGGTAATAACAATGGAAGCACATCTCGTCGAATGGGCGAACCTGCTGGTTCGCTGGATTCACATGATCGTCGGCATCGCCTGGATCGGTGCCTCGTTCTACTTCGTCTGGCTGGAGAACAACCTGAACCGCGCCAACCCGCGTGAAGGTCTCTCCGGTGATCTCTGGGCGATCCACGGTGGCGGTATCTACCACCTGGAGAAGTACAAGCTCGCCCCGCCGAAAATGCCGGACAACCTGCACTGGTTCAAGTGGGAGGCCTACTCCACCTGGCTGTCGGGCGTCTGCCTGCTGACCATCGTGTTCTACCTGAACCCGACCCTGTACCTGATCGCTCCGGGCAGTGACCTGGCTCCGGCCGCCGCCATCGCCATCGGCATCGGCTCGCTGGTCGCCGGCTGGTTCATCTACAGCACCCTGTGCGACTCCCCGCTGGGCAAGACCCCTGCCCTGCTCGGCGCCATCCTGTTCGCCCTGATCGTCCTCGCCGCCTACCTGCTCAGCCAGGTGTTCAGCGGCCGCGGCGCCTACCTGCACGTTGGCGCCATCATCGGCACTATCATGGTGGGCAACGTATTCCGCGTGATCATGCCGGCCCAGCGCGCGCTGGTTAAGGCCATCGAGGAAAACCGCCAGCCCGATCCGGTACTGCCGGCCAAGGGTCTGCTGCGTTCGCGCCACAACAACTACTTCACCCTGCCGGTGCTGTTCATCATGATCAGCAACCACTTCCCGAGCACCTACGGCAGCCACTACAACTGGCTGATCCTGGCGTGCATCGCGGGCCTGGCAGTGATCGTGCGTCACTACTTCAACACACGCCACGAAGGCAACGGCATGGCCTGGGCCCTGCCCGCCGGCGCTGTCGGCATGATCGCCCTGGCTTTCGTCACCGGCCCGAACTTCCCCAGCAGCGACAGCGCCACCAGCGCCCAGGCTGCGAAGGTGGAGTACCAGCCGCTGCCGGAAACCGCCATCGGTGGCAAGACCGCGACCGAGCGCGCCAAGGAAGAAGCAGCCAAGCCTGCCGCGACCGAACAGGCCCAGGCGCAAACCTCCGCTGCCGGTAGCGATGCAGACTTCGACAAGGTCCATCACGTGATCCAGCAGCGCTGCGCCGTGTGCCACTCGGCCAAGCCGACCAGCAACATGTTCAGCACCGCGCCGGCTGGCGTGATGTTCGACACTCCGCAGCAGATCCAGCAGCTCGCTCCGCGAATCCAGGCGCAGGCCGTAGCCTCGCAGGTCATGCCGCTGGGCAACATCACCCAGATGACCCCGGACGAGCGCAAGCTCGTTGGCGACTGGATCGCCAAGGGCGCCCAGGTTAATTGAGCCTGCGGCACGGCCAGAGAAACCGCACCTTCGGGTGCGGTTTTTTTATGCCTGAACAAAAGCCCGCCTCACCTTCGGTGCGCGCGCCGGCCGATCGCGGACAGAGTCCGCTCCTACGTAAATGCCAGACCTTGGCGTAGGAGCGGACTCCGTCCGCGATTGCTTTCCGCCGGCACAAAGGCTCACTGAAGCAAAAAATGTAGTCCATTCGACGCATGGCTACATTTCCCCGCAGGCCAGTACACACGCAGCCTAGAGCCTTACGACACCACCAAGACGAAACGTGACCGAAGAGTTGTATACAAAAATCAATTGAACCTAATACACATCGCAAGTATAAAGTTCCGCACCGCTTCACCCGCTCGGCCCCGGGGGTGAGATCGGCCAGTACTTCCCGGTTGTCGTGCCCGTCCGGCAACCAGCGACTGACAACAATAAAAACCGAGGTGTTGCATGTCCGTGGTATCTGAGCGCTCCCATACCGGCTCGCCTGTCGACCAGCGTTTGCCCTTGCTGCAGCTGCTGCTGGTCGGGTTCCAGCACGTTCTCCTGATGTACGGCGGCGCGGTCGCCGTCCCCTTGATCGTCGGCCAGGCCGCCGGTCTCTCCCGTGAAGAAATCGCCTTCCTCATCAACGCCGACCTGCTGGTCGCCGGCATCGCCACGCTGGTGCAGTCGCTGGGCATCGGCCCGGTGGGCATCCGCATGCCGGTGATGATGGGCGCCAGCTTCGCCGCCGTCGGCAGCATGGTCGCCATGGCCGGGATGCCCGGCGTGGGCCTGAACGGCATCTTCGGCGCCACCATCGCCGCCGGCTTCTTCGGCATGCTCATCGCTCCGTTCATGAGCCGCATCGTGCGCTTCTTCCCGCCGCTGGTGACCGGCACCGTGATCACCTCCATCGGCATGTGCCTGTTCCCGGTAGCGATCAACTGGGCGGGCGGCGGCGAAGGCGCGGCCAACTTCGGCGCGCTCGAATACCTCGCCCTGTCGTCCTTCGTGCTCGCCGTCATCCTGCTGATCAACCGCTTCCTGCGCGGCTTCTGGGT harbors:
- a CDS encoding urate hydroxylase PuuD; amino-acid sequence: MEAHLVEWANLLVRWIHMIVGIAWIGASFYFVWLENNLNRANPREGLSGDLWAIHGGGIYHLEKYKLAPPKMPDNLHWFKWEAYSTWLSGVCLLTIVFYLNPTLYLIAPGSDLAPAAAIAIGIGSLVAGWFIYSTLCDSPLGKTPALLGAILFALIVLAAYLLSQVFSGRGAYLHVGAIIGTIMVGNVFRVIMPAQRALVKAIEENRQPDPVLPAKGLLRSRHNNYFTLPVLFIMISNHFPSTYGSHYNWLILACIAGLAVIVRHYFNTRHEGNGMAWALPAGAVGMIALAFVTGPNFPSSDSATSAQAAKVEYQPLPETAIGGKTATERAKEEAAKPAATEQAQAQTSAAGSDADFDKVHHVIQQRCAVCHSAKPTSNMFSTAPAGVMFDTPQQIQQLAPRIQAQAVASQVMPLGNITQMTPDERKLVGDWIAKGAQVN